A genomic region of Enterococcus sp. 12C11_DIV0727 contains the following coding sequences:
- a CDS encoding LysM peptidoglycan-binding domain-containing protein, with product MEEEYSRRKQQRPESTSKTTIMIVILLLFINTLALGTLLFLNVQANSKQEEQLSNIEKQVSQLDNGQVTPNQATADSTEHNVPVRESSTHVSSTDESSSIVESSTQPAQTTPSSEVTERSTEPVTTPQATSYVVQSGDTLSVIAEKNKISLQDLMLKNNLTDSTVYIGQVLSLQ from the coding sequence TTGGAAGAAGAATACTCGCGACGTAAACAGCAACGTCCAGAATCAACATCAAAAACTACTATCATGATTGTTATTTTATTGTTATTTATAAATACTCTTGCCCTGGGTACTCTGCTGTTCTTAAATGTTCAAGCAAACTCTAAGCAAGAAGAACAATTAAGCAATATCGAAAAGCAAGTTAGTCAGCTTGATAACGGTCAGGTAACACCGAATCAAGCAACTGCTGACAGTACAGAGCATAATGTCCCTGTAAGGGAAAGTTCAACTCACGTAAGTAGTACAGATGAGTCCAGTTCCATTGTTGAAAGCTCTACACAACCAGCTCAAACGACCCCATCATCAGAGGTTACTGAACGCTCAACAGAACCCGTGACTACACCTCAAGCGACTAGCTATGTTGTCCAGTCCGGCGATACACTTTCTGTGATTGCTGAGAAAAATAAGATCTCACTGCAAGATTTAATGCTTAAAAATAATTTGACTGATTCAACCGTTTATATTGGTCAAGTTTTATCGTTGCAATAA